The following coding sequences are from one Humulus lupulus chromosome X, drHumLupu1.1, whole genome shotgun sequence window:
- the LOC133804537 gene encoding B-box zinc finger protein 20-like has translation MKIQCDVCTKNEASVYCTADEAALCDTCDHRVHHANKLASKHQRFSLLHPSSKQIPLCDICQEKRAFLFCQQDRAILCRECDYSIHAANEHTQKHNRYLLTGVKLSPTTKLYESPSTNAVSDSISCPKSTTQTQSSSVSSVKKSVTSISPPIPNPPNNNNNNSLPKTSSTTSTNDEGTGSVTGTSTALTSSISEYLIETLPGWHVEDFLDSSSAAFGFCKSDVGLVSPFWDCDMENNQLGSLSSENTGLWVPQAPAPPMYSSSSNNNNHNHHHQHQHHRPSEILGLKETKEATNTKANAATKRWADDAFTVPQINLPYSNNNSSNNTNGCSSKRSRPLW, from the exons ATGAAGATCCAGTGCGATGTATGTACCAAAAATGAAGCCTCCGTTTACTGTACCGCCGATGAGGCTGCTCTTTGCGACACCTGCGACCACCGTGTCCACCATGCCAATAAGCTCGCTTCTAAACACCAACGCTTCTCTCTTCTCCACCCTTCTTCCAAACAAATCCCCCTCTGCGATATTTGTCAG GAGAAAAGAGCTTTCTTGTTCTGTCAACAAGACAGGGCGATTCTATGCAGAGAGTGCGACTATTCGATTCACGCAGCCAACGAGCACACCCAGAAGCATAATAGGTATCTTCTAACTGGGGTTAAGCTCTCTCCTACTACCAAGCTCTACGAATCGCCTTCCACAAACGCCGTCTCCGATTCCATTTCCTGTCCAAAGAGTACCACTCAAACTCAGTCCTCCTCCGTTTCATCCGTCAAGAAATCCGTTACTTCCATTTCGCCTCCGATTCCAAATCcacccaataataataataataattcattaCCCAAGACTAGCTCAACAACTTCCACAAACGATGAGGGTACTGGCAGTGTCACTGGTACCAGTACGGCTTTAACGAGTAGCATATCAGAGTACTTGATAGAGACCCTGCCAGGTTGGCACGTCGAAGATTTTCTCGATTCTTCCTCAGCCGCTTTTGGTTTCTGCAag AGTGATGTTGGATTAGTATCACCGTTTTGGGATTGTGACATGGAAAACAACCAGCTGGGTTCGTTGTCGTCAGAGAATACGGGGCTTTGGGTCCCTCAAGCACCAGCTCCTCCCATgtacagcagcagcagcaacaacaataatcacaaccaccaccaccaacaccaaCACCACCGCCCTTCAGAGATATTGGGGTTGAAGGAGACAAAGGAGGCCACAAATACGAAAGCCAACGCTGCCACTAAAAGGTGGGCCGACGATGCTTTCACAGTCCCTCAAATCAACCTTCCCTACAGTAATAATAATAGTAGTAACAATACTAATGGCTGTTCCTCCAAGAGATCTAGGCCACTTTGGTAA
- the LOC133806614 gene encoding uncharacterized protein LOC133806614, whose translation MGRSRRFAPGTALIDRSLTLLKAKRPACPVSSPVESMAAEDSSFSDLSFAGNLQPGTTKVALQLNDTHPSLAIAELMRVLVDEENLDWDRAWGIVCKIFSFTTHTVLAEGLEKIPVDLLGSLLPRHLEIIYDINFKFVEELKKKIGLDYNRLSRMSIVENGAVKSIRAANLSIVCSHTVNGVSKVHFELLKTKVFKDFYELWPEKFQYKTNGVTQRRWIVVSNPSLCDLITKWLGIEAWIRNVDLLTGLRECATDADLQQEWKMVPSS comes from the exons ATGGGTCGCTCACGCAGATTCGCACCAGGCACTGCTCTGATCGATCGCTCTCTTACGCTGCTGAAAGCCAAGCGCCCTGCTTGCCCAGTGTCGTCTCCTGT CGAGTCGATGGCTGCCGAAGACTCTTCTTTCTCAGATCTGAGTTTCGCTGGGAACCTTCAACCAGGAACAACCAAG GTTGCTTTACAGTTGAATGATACTCATCCATCACTTGCCATAGCTGAACTCATGAGAGTTCTTGTCGATGAAGAGAATTTGGATTGGGATAGAGCATGGGGCATTGTTTGCAAAATCTTCTCATTCACAACACACACAGTATTGGCAGAAGGACTTGAAAAAATCCCCGTTGATTTACTTGGCAGTCTACTTCCTCGCCATTTGGAA attatatatgacattaaTTTCAAGTTTGTGGAAGAATTGAAGAAAAAGATAGGTTTAGATTACAATCGTCTATCCCGTATGTCAATTGTTGAAAACGGTGCTGTGAAG AGTATTCGGGCGGCGAACCTATCAATTGTTTGTTCCCATACTGTAAATGGTGTTTCAAAAGTACATTTTGAGTTATTAAAGACCAAGGTGTTCAAG GACTTCTATGAGCTGTGGCCTGAGAAATTTCAGTACAAGACAAATGGTGTAACTCAG CGACGATGGATTGTAGTAAGCAATCCCAGTCTTTGTGATCTTATCACAAAATGGCTTGGAATAGAAGCTTGGATTCGCAATGTTGACCTTTTGACTGGCCTCCGAGAATGTGCGACAGATGCAGATCTACAACAAGAATGGAAGATGGTACCTTCTAGCTAA